CCCGTGACTGGTTAATAGGGTGATAGACCTGTGATCCATCGAGATGTCTTATTTAAGAGGAACGTGTGGGCGATGTTGGTTGTTATGGCCCTGAGGTAAGAACCAGATGCCGGATACAGCTCAGGTATAGCTACCCCCACGAGTTATGGGCCCGGAGCGAGGAGAGTAGCACTCTTGTGCGGGATATTGATTTCACGGAGGATGGTGAACAAGAAACCCCTAAGTGAGGGGGGGCATCCGTGGTGAGGAGGATTATTTAATAGATATGTGCTATGTCCGATGAACGATTTAATGTACTATGGACGGTTGACATGAATTGGTTCGGTTGATATCCATGGGGGGGTGGAATGGGCTTTGGAGGAGTCATGTCATGTATTACTGTTGAAGTTTACATTGGAATACTTGCTTGTAAGCATGTTATCTGGGAACGTTGTGTTGATATGtaataatatgttttatgtaCGATCAAgcatatatagtactatatattatacatgcTGGCTAGCAGTAATGCACGAATTACATAGTAATATTGTGGGTAGGTTGATGTCAAGGTTATTTTATGAAGTTTGTACAACATAAGAATGCAGAAAGTAGTTTAAGTTAGAATACCAGCTTTGGGTGTTGGAGGTGGAGCTAGATGCTTTCTTTTTGATTGCCCTAGGAAGGGTGTTCATTTCTGGTTTACAAGGCCAGTGTATTAGTTTATACTACGAGGGCAAGTTCATTTGAGTAGGTTGTTTTCAATTAGGGAAGCCAGTGGTATTAGGATTAGAATTGTAATGAAGTATATTATGGATGCTGCTTGGCCGATGGTGATGAGGGGTTGGGTTACCGGTTGGCTTCCAATTCAGGTAAGGGTCAGTAGGATTGTGATTAGGAGTCAGAATAGGAATTGGCTGAGTGGGCGGAATATCATACTTTGTTGTTTGGATTTGTGAAGTATGGGGATGGCTGCTAGGATGAGGATTGATAGGAATAGTGCTAGTACGCCTCCCAGTTTGTTGGGGATAGATCGTAGGATTGTGTATGCAAATAGGAAGTATCATTCTGGTTTGATATGTGGGGGAGTGTTTAGTGGGtcggctggagtgtagttgtcTGGGTCGTTTAGGAGGTTGGGTGAGAGTAGTGTTAGTGTTGCTAGGATAAAGAGGAGGAGAATTAGACCTAGGATGTCTTTGATTGTGTAGTAGGGGTGGAAGGCGATTTTGTCCGAGTCGGAGGAAATTCCGCAGGGGTTGTTTGATCCTGTTTCGTGTAGGAATAGTAAGTGTACGGCTGTGAGGGCGATGATGATGAAGGGTAGGATGAAGTGCAAGGTGAAGAATCGTGTGAGAGTAGGGCTATCAATGGCATATCCTCCTCAGATTCATTGGACAAGGTTGTTTCCGATGTACGGGATTGCTGATAGTAGGTTTGTGATTACTGTTGCTCCCCAGAATGATATTTGGCCTCATGGGAGAACGTAGCCCATGAAAGCTGTTGTTATGGTTATAAGAAGGAGTATAATGCCGATGTTTCAGGTTTCTAGAAGGAGATATGAGCCATAGTAGATACCTCGGCCGATGTGTAGGAAAAGGCAGATGAAGAGCATAGAGGCTCCATTGGCGTGGAGATAGCGAGTAATCCAGCCGTAGTTTACGTCTCGGGTGATATGTGCAATTGAGGAGAAGGCGGAGGAGGTGTCCGGTGAGTAGTGTATTGCTAATAGTAGGCCTGTGATGATTTGTAAGGTCAGACAGGCTGTGAGAAGTGAGCCAAAGTTTCATCATATGGAAAGGTTAGGCGGGGTGGGTAAATCAATGAGGGAGTGGTTGATTGTTTTTATGATTGGGTTGGATTTGCGTATTGGAGTCATTGGTGCTTTTATAGTTGAAGTACAACGATGGTTTTTCATGCCGTTGGTCATGGTTGGAGTCCATGTGGAAGCGATGGCGTACATTTTGTTTACATTGAGTGTTTTATTGGTTATGGGGTTTGTGGGGTTCTCTTCTAAGCCTTCTCCTATTTATGGGGGTTTAGCGTTAATTGTTAGTGGTGTGGTTGGTTGTGTGATCGTTTTAAATTGTGGGGGGGTTTATATGGGTCTAATGATGTTTTTGGTTTATCTGGGAGGTATGATGGTTGTTTTTGGTTATACTACAGCAATGGCTATTGAAGAGTATCCCGAGACATGGGGTTCGGGGTTTGAGGTTTTGGGAGGTCTTTTAGTAGGGTTGATAATGGAGGTGGTGTtagttttatgggttttaagttTGGATGAAGCGGTAGTGGTGGTGGTTAGTTTTAGTGATACTGGTGATTGGgtgatttttgagggggaggggtcAGGGTTGATTCGGGGTGATTCTATTGGTGCGGGTGCCTTGTACGATTATGGGCGTTGATTGGTGGTAGTTGCTGGTTGAACACTATTTGTTGGTGTGTACATTGTAATTGAGATTGTTCGGGGCAATAGGTTATATTATTAGGAATAGGGCTAGGGTAAGGGGgataaggaaagaaagggagtagAGTTTGATTATGCCTTTTTGGGTGGTTACGGTTATGGAAGTGGTGATGTGTGCTTGTGAGATTGTTTTAGGTATAGATTTTTCTAGTCATGTTGAATCTAATAGGAGGAGGGCTAGGTCTTGGCTTATGAGTAGGCTTTGATAGGGGATTGTGCGGTGAATTGTGGTGGGAAAATATCCTAGTATGTTGGAGAATTTGAATACTTGtgatgggttttttatttttagtttgtttgttatGAGAGTGAGGTCTAGGGCTGTTAGGAAGCCCAGGGCAGTTGCGCACAGGGCTGAGAGTTTTAGGTAGAGGGGTATTATTGGTAGAGGGGGTGAGGTTGGAGGGATGTTGCTGGTGATAAGAAATCCTGTGATCATGCTGCCTATTGTGAGGCGTTTAATTGGGTTTAATAGGGCAGGGTTATTTTCGTTAATATATGTTAGGGCTGGAAAACGGGGTGGTCCTGTTAGGGTGAGGAGGATGGTTCGAGTACTGTAGGCGCTTGTTAGGGAGGTAGCGATGAGAGTAATAaatagggctcaggcgttggtataTGACGTGTTTGTGGCTTCGATGATGAGGTCTTTGGAGTAGAAGCCTGTGAGGAAGGGTATTCCTGTAAGTGCTAGGTTGCCAATGATTATGGAAGTTGAGGTGAGGGGTATTGTTTTGAATAGACCTCCTATTTTTCGAATGTCTTGTTCGTTGTTTAGGTTGTGGATAATGGATCCGGAGCATATAAAAAGTAAGGCTTTGAAGAAAGCATGGGTGcagatgtgtaggaatgctaggtaTGGTTGGTTGATGCCAATGGTGACTATTATTAGGCCTAGTTGGCTTGAGGTGGAGAAggctacaatttttttaatgtcgTTTTGTGTGAGGGCGCAGATGGCTGTAAATAGGGTAGTAGTAGCTCCTAGGCATAATGTGAGATTTTGAATTATTGTGTTGGTTTCTATTAGAGGATGGAAGCGGATGAGTAAGAACACTCCAGCAA
This DNA window, taken from Macaca fascicularis isolate 582-1 chromosome 6, T2T-MFA8v1.1, encodes the following:
- the LOC135971070 gene encoding LOW QUALITY PROTEIN: uncharacterized protein (The sequence of the model RefSeq protein was modified relative to this genomic sequence to represent the inferred CDS: substituted 2 bases at 2 genomic stop codons) → MMKLWLTSHSLSDLTNHHRPTISNTLLTGHLLRLLLNCTYHPRRKLRLDYSLSPRQWSLYALHLPFPTHRPRYLLWLISPSRNLKHRHYTPSYNHNNSFHGLRSPMRPNIILGSNSNHKPTISNPVHRKQPCPMNLRRICHXXPYSHTILHLALHPTLHHHRPHSRTLTIPTRNRIKQPLRNFLRLGQNRLPPLLHNQRHPRSNSPPLYPSNTNTTLTQPPKRPRQLHSSRPTKHSPTYQTRMILPICIHNPTIYPQQTGRRTSTIPINPHPSSHPHTSQIQTTKYDIPPTQPIPILTPNHNPTDPYLNWKPTGNPTPHHHRPSSIHNILHYNSNPNTTGFPN